ATTTCCAGCcgcaatagtatttttctctcacacaaatcagccagcagtacttcttcacgaaccagccacgAGCCAGCCCaacctgccgaacaggctgaatagcTAGACTAATATATTAGAGAAGCtttcaactagttgttagccaattAGTTGGTCAACCTCAACTAATTTTGATCATAACCCCAGCTGATTGCTTGATCTAGACGGGCCGTAAATCATGTTAACCTTATGCTCTCTTAACTTTCTGTGAATCTGAACTATACATATACgccatgttcgtttgggcttgtttggcttataagccgtactttttcagccaacgaacaatatttttctcttacaccaaatcagccaacggtactttcagccatggcttatcagctaaacaagcccaaacgaacagggcgacaATACAATTCAATGCGTTGTTGATACACAATGCTACTTGATCCTGACTGCTAACATCGTTTGTCATCAAGGCTGAGAATTTCTCAATGACAGACTTCTTACAGGTGCGCTCAATTGAGTCAACATGATCTGAAAGATACCTTGCGAGGACTAAATAAAGATTCTTCAGACTAGTACAGTGTTTCTCTACCAGTATTGCCCGCGAGACAATGTGGCCAAACAAAGATATCGAGGCCGTCCAATGTTCACAGGTACCAACGAAAATATTCTCTGTTGGCATCCACCCTTCAGAACAATCAAATAGTACCAAGATATTTTAAAGAAGTATAGCAAGAATCTTGATTAAGATATTTTAAAGAAGTATATCAAGAATCTTGATTACATAAAAAATTGCCCCATCTCAAGGCTCCAAACTTAAACCGCTCTGGGAAGGCCACAGTATGATCTCCCAAGGACAACCAAACAATGGAAACCAAGCACAAGATATTACCCATCTGAATTATATATTCTGAACATTGATGAATTTGCAGACCAGAAACGAAAGAATGTTCACTTATCACAGCTCAAGTGGTGATGAACATCTTGATTACAAAAAGATATCTTTAAGAAGTACATAAAGAATCTTGATTAAAAAAAGATATCTTTCAGAAGTacagctactaaactttagtagctactaaactgtagtagctactaaacggtttagtcacttttagtaactccagagttagGGCCTATTTGAttcgtttagtagctactaaatttagtagcttttagtcattttagtaactttttaatcaaacgctatgactaaaagctactaaaagggctttagtcctctctagtaactctggagttactaaaagtgatTAAACCGTTTAGTAgaagtttagtagctcgaaccaaacacccccttactagAGAGTACTAAAgcccttttagtagcttttagtcatagcgtttggttaaaaagttactaaaatgactaaaagctactaaatttagtagctactaaatgaaCCAAACATACTATAAACCCAGTGCGCTGGGAAGGCCACAGTATGATCTCCTAAGAATAACCAAACAATGGACCTATACAAGAACAGAAAAATAATAAAACGGAAAGAAACCAAACACAACACATTGTGTTCAGAGGCAAGGAACATAACACGGATTAATTGGCAATTGGCATTACCCATCTGAATTATATTCTGAACATTGAAGAATTTATAGACCAGAAACGAAAGAATGTTGTCACTTATCACAGCTCCAGTGATGAACATCAGTAGAGTACTACAATGAACTTCAATCTTAATAACTGACCGGCATACGGCTACTTCTGCACTACACCACTACAACCAGATATTAGCAGAATTTTTTGTTTGGTTTCTCTGAATCCTGAAGAAATCTGAACTATACACAGTTTGCGTTGCGCTGAATCCATCCCCAGAGTCTCAGAAGAACAGAAAGCCACCGTCTTGCTCCATCTCGGCGGCCATCGGCGAGACGAGCATGTTGCCAAAGAAGTCGGCGTCGCCCGGCATCTGCAGGTCGTCGAGGTTGATGCCCGCGAGCCAGTCGTCGCCGCCAAGGTCGCCGaagtcctccacctcctccttggGCAGGATGGCGCCGGCGGCAGGTGCCGCTGCTGCTGGGCCCACCATGTCGTCGAGCGCCGGCAGCGAGGCCATCTCCGGGAACGGGTCGTCGTCGATCTCCGACTCCGGCGTCCGCGTATCAGAGTGCGAGTGCGAGTGCGAGTGCGAGAGCGACGCCTCCGACTccatctccttcttctccttctgctGCTGCATCTTCTCCCACTCGTTCTTCTTGTTGTACAGGCGGCACAGCACCCAGTCATCCAACTGCAGGAAATCAATCGAACAGCACACATCAGCATCTCGGTCGATTGAAGAATAATAGACGAAGAGGAAAATTCGACGCAAGATTGCGCCTTGCGAGCTGCCGGAGAACAataggggaagaagaagaaaattcgACGCCGCTTACCCTGAGCGTGCCGTTGCCGGAGCCGGACTTCTTGGCGCGGGCGCCGGCGTCGGCGAGGCGGTACTCGTGCATGATCCACTCGGTCTTGACCCCACGGGGAGGCTTGCCGTGGTAGAACACGAGCGCCTTCTTGATCCCGACCGTCCTGCCCCTGTGCTCCACGGGCTTGTCGGCGCCCGTGGCCTTCCAGTACCCGGATCCGGCGGCGCGGTTGGGGCGGGAGCCGTTGGGGTACTTGCGGTCCCGCGGCGTGAAGAAGTACCACTCGCGGCGGCCGAAGAGGGCGCGCTCGGGGAGGTCCCAGGGGTCGAAGCGGTACAGGTCGACCTCGGCGATGATGGAGACGGGGGGGCGGCGATCGGCGGCCCGCGCGCAGAGGTAGTGCGCCACCAGCTCCTCGTCCGTCGGGTGGAACCGGAACCCCGGCGGCAGGTTcagctccgcctccgcgtcccggcgctgctgctgctgctgctgcaccgcCGCTATCACCATTGGCTGGCTCGCTCGGATCTTGACTGTTCCTCGCTGCGGTGCGGTTGttggctggctggctgctgctgcgggaGGTGATCGAGTGGAGTGGTGGTGATTCTTTGGTAGGGCGGGGAGTGGATGGGGAGGGGGATAAATAGAGAGGAAGGGAGGGGTCAAGGCGAGGAAGGATCGTGGGGGGTCAAAGGGAGGGGGCGAGGGCGATGGGAGGAGGTGGGATTGGGGGCGGCAGCGGCCAGGGGAAGGGGACGAACGGGGAAGGGGCAGCGCAGGGGTCGCGATGGTTGGGGGTAGCGGTCGGCCGCTTGCCGCTTACGGTGGATGCTGACGTCGACGACGACAGCTTGACGGCTGAGAGAGAACCAACCGTGGGCACCGTTGGATGCTGGAAGGAAGCGGCCGCTGTGCTTCACTTTCCTGTCTTTTCTTGCTTTTATTTAGTACTAGAATAATATAATCCTCATGGGTTATGACTAATGGAcagttcgtttcgtcgtaaacaatcgtgaattatttactgctgactggtttggtgtgagagagaaatactgttccagcttataatccacg
Above is a genomic segment from Miscanthus floridulus cultivar M001 chromosome 3, ASM1932011v1, whole genome shotgun sequence containing:
- the LOC136541564 gene encoding NAC domain-containing protein 67-like; the protein is MVIAAVQQQQQQRRDAEAELNLPPGFRFHPTDEELVAHYLCARAADRRPPVSIIAEVDLYRFDPWDLPERALFGRREWYFFTPRDRKYPNGSRPNRAAGSGYWKATGADKPVEHRGRTVGIKKALVFYHGKPPRGVKTEWIMHEYRLADAGARAKKSGSGNGTLRLDDWVLCRLYNKKNEWEKMQQQKEKKEMESEASLSHSHSHSHSDTRTPESEIDDDPFPEMASLPALDDMVGPAAAAPAAGAILPKEEVEDFGDLGGDDWLAGINLDDLQMPGDADFFGNMLVSPMAAEMEQDGGFLFF